TTTTTCAGCTGATCTGGGGAGGGAATTATTCGCAATGGGGCAAGAAAGAACCCAATATGGGTTTTGCACCGACAATGATGGATTATGGACTCAAATCAACAGCACTTTCCGGATTGGTTTATTATACTGACGATCAGTTTCCGGAGGAATTTAGAAACAGTTTTTATTCTGGTGATGTGGTCACCTGCCGAATCAGCAGAAATACCATGGAGTTTAACGGAAGTACACCAACAGCCATCAAGCAAGAGGACTTCTTGGTCAGTAAAGATCCTTGGTTCAGACCAGTGGATATCAAAATCGGTCCCGACGGTGCGATGTATGTCGCTGATTTTTACAACCGTATTATTGGGCATTATGAGGTTCCTTTGGATCATCCTGGAAGAGACCGGGTAAGTGGACGGATTTGGAAGATTACATACAAGGGAAATCAAAGACCCATAACCGACTGGTCAAAAGCCAAAAGAGAGGAATTGATAGCGGGTATGGGCAATCCAATCCTTCAAATCAGAATGACGGCAACAGATGAATTGGTGGATAGGTTAGGAGAATCGGCTGTACCCCAGCTTTTGGACTTGGTTAAAGATCCCAAAACCAGTCCTGTCCAGTATATTCAGGGAATTTGGGCTTTATTCAGATTGGAAGCTTTGCCGGAAGATATCTTGGAATCGGCCATCAAACATGAGGATAGGAGGGTCAGGGTACACGCCTATAAATTAATGGCAAACTATCTCCACTTATCAGAGAAGCAACTTTCTTGGGGAATTAGGGATTTATCCGATTCAGATCCCCATGTCCAAAGGGCGGCAGCTGAAATGCTCAGCAGGCATCCCGACCCCAAAAGCTACAAAGCTCTGGTGACACTTCACACCAAAGTGCCTTCTTATGACAGTCATTTGGCATATACGGCTTTGATGGCACTTTCCAACCATTTGCAAAAAAAGGAGATTTTACAAATGGCCATAAATGAAAGCTGGAACGAAGAGGAGGCAAGGTTGATAGCGCTTGTAGCTTCTGATCTGAATTTGTCCGAAGCCGGTAATTTTCTTTTGGCCCATGTGGAGTCCTACAATCAACCAAAAGAAAAAAGTATCCTCTTTACTGAGTCAATAGCAAGAAGTGTTGATGTTGCTAACTTGGGTAGATTACTGGAATGGATCAAAAAAACCGTGAATTCGCAGCCTGAGGAAGCATATCAATGGGCCATGGCCACAGATCAAGGTCTGACTCAAAGGGGAATGAAAGAGCCTTCTTCCTTTGCATCATGGTACCAAAGTTTGGCTAGTCAAATTCTGTTTGATATTCCAAAATCCCTGTCTTGGACCGATCTTGATAAACAAAGGCTTGTGTATGCCAATGGTGTAGCTTCCAGGTATAAAATGGTAGCTTTGTCGCCTTCAATTTTGAAATTGATTAAAACAAAAGAAGCCGGTGAGGACGTGAGGTCTTCTGCAGCATTGGCTATCATGCAGCTAAATCCTGTAGAGGGTTCAGAAATAATTGCAGAAAGAATTTTTGATGGAGATGAAGAAATCAGCACCAAAAGGAAATTTGTGGCTGCTTTGGGTACTCGGGATGATAACAGTACGAGGAATTTACTTGGCGAATCCATGAAAAATTCTCCTCCAGAATTACAAGAGTCCATCGCTTCAGTATTGGTAAAGAGTCCTCAGGGAAAAACTCAATTGATGACTTTGATAAAAAACGGGCATGCTCCTGCAAGGCTATTAAAAGCCAGATCTGTAGAAGAACCCTTATTGGCCAATATTTCTCAAGAACAACTGAAAGTTTATGAGGAATTAACAGCCAACTTGATTCCCATATCTGAGGAAAGGGAAAAGTTGATCGCAAGCAGGTTAGAGGAATTTGATCCAGGTAATAGCCAGGTTGATGGGGGGCATATTTATGAAAGCCACTGTAGTTTGTGTCATCAAATCAATAAAAAAGGCGGATTGATCGGACCACAATTGGATGGCGTGGGCAATTGGGGGAAAACTGCTTTAGCCACCAAAATCCTGGATCCTAACAGAAATATTTCAGAAAACTTCAGAACCTACAACATCAGCCTAAAAAATGGTCAGACAGTTTCAGGTCTCTTTAGAAGGGAAGAGGGACAAACCGTTGTATTGGCCAATCAGGTAGGGGAAGAGTTTACCGTTTCCCGATTGGAAATCAAAGAAATGCTTCCTTCCAAATACACCTTGATGCCGGATAACTTTCATACAAGCCTATCAAAAGAAGAGTTTGACGGATTACTTGTCTATTTATTGAATATCAAATAAGAAGAAATGAAAATCCAAAATACCAACCAAAAGAATTTGACCAAATCAAAAAACAGGATTGTTCTGTTTCTTTTTTTGCTGACTTCGGTTTTGTCCTGTAATGATCAGCAATCCCAACAACAGTCCCCTCAAGCGGTCAAAGGTGATCAGATAACTTTCAAAAAACATGTCCTGACCAAGGATTTTGTAGCCGAAGGAGTTGCAGTAGGAGATGTGAATCAGGATGGATTGATTGATGTGATGGCCGGGGCATTTTGGTTTGAAGCACCAAATTGGACCTTGCATGAACTCACCAAGCCCATGAAATTTGAGTATGACAAAGGGTATAGCAATGCCTTTGTGAGTCAGGGAATGGATGTCAACCATGATGGTTGGGTGGATTTTGTCAGAATAGGTTTTCCCGGCAAGGAAGTGATGTGGTTTGAAAACCCGAAAAATGAGGGAGGTTTTTGGAAATCCCATGCAATCTATCCCACATTGGGAAATGAATCCGCTGGTTTCTATGATTTAGATGGGGATGGAAAGCTTGAAATCATTGGGGGCAATTCTTCCACAGGGGAAATCATTTGGATGAAAGCTCCTGAATCAGCTGAAAATCCTGAATGGAAGGTATATACTATCAGTCGGAAAGATAGTCCCGGTTCAGCCCCATTTTCCCATGGATTGGGTGTCAGTGATATGAATGGTAACGGGAGAAATGACATCATTATCAAGGAAGGTTGGTGGGAGGCGCCTGAAGATCCCCGAAGTCCGGCTTGGAAATTTCATCCTGCCAATCTCGGAGAAGCCTCTGCTCAGATGTATGCTTATGATTTCAATGGTGATGGTCTAAAAGATGTTTTATCCTCCTCAGCCCATGAATTGGGGGTATGGTGGCATCAACAGATAAAAGATCAAAGTGGAGAGGTTTCCTGGAAGACCCATCATATTGACAGTACTTACACCCAAACACATGGAGTGGCTTTTGTAGATATCAATTCAAATGGCTTACCGGATTTTATTACCGGAAAAAGATTTTTTGCGCACATGGGGACTGATCCGGGTGAGTTTGATCCTCCTTACCTGTATTGGTATGAATTTATTCCGGGCCCCTCACCAAATTGGATCAGGCATCAGATTGATGATGATTCAGGAGTGGGTGTTCACCTTATTGCTGAAGATATTACCAAGGATGATTTGGTGGATATCATTATTGCCAACAAAAAAGGAGTTTTTGTTTTTGAACAGGAAAGAAAACAATAGTGATTTAATCCCTATTTTTGAAAAATGGAAAACAATCACAACCTAGACCCCAAAGCACAGCCGAATAACCCATTGCATGGTGTAAGGTTGATTGATATGATTGAATATTTGGTCAACAAATATGGTTGGGAAAGTCTCGGAGAAAGAATAACTATCCGTTGTTTTACCCATGATCCTTCCATCAATTCCAGCCTTAAATTTCTACGCAAAACCGAATGGGCGAGGAAGAAGGTGGAGGACCTGTATGTAAAGACTGTGGAAAGGGAGAGGAGAAGGTAGAGGGATTGAAGGATAAGAGATGAAGGATGAATTGGGTACAATGTATCAAGTACAATGTACAAAGAAATGGGGACAGGATTAAGGGATTTATGTCGGATGACAGATGTTGGGTTAAACCTAGGGATTCAGGCCTCTTTGACAATATTTGATACTGTTTTCGATGAAACAGAAGATATTAATTCCCTCGATTTACCTCCCGGGCGTAATCAAAATCTTCCTGAAATCTACTGGTCCATGATCACCTTGCAGCACGATTGGTCCGGGTAATCCTTCTTTGCTGTCCAAAGCACCTCCGGTAATTCCGGGAATGATCTGATCATTGATTATTTTTTTGCCATTGGCCACTACAGTCAGTCTTCTTCCAATCAAGGTTATTTCATAAGTCTGCCATTCTCCTGCCGGCTTGGCAGCCATTTCGTTGGGTGTCAAGAAACCATAGATTCCTCCATAAAGAATATTTGAAGGTTCTTGGCCGATATCATCCTGGATCTGTAATTCATACCTGCCCCTGAGGTATAATCCACTATTGCTTCCTTTAGGATAGCGGAATTCAACCAAAAGTTTGAAATCATCAAATTTCTCATTTGTTATCAGATTAGCTCCTGTTTTAGGGCTGCTCAAGATCCCATCTTTTACTACCCATTGGTTTTCAGATTTGTCAGCATGCCAACCATCGAGGTTTTTGCCATTGAAGATATTGATGGGTTTACCCCAAGTAGGATTTTGGTCTCTTGCCAAGGATGGAGCTCTTTCTCCGACATATTTG
This window of the Aquiflexum balticum DSM 16537 genome carries:
- a CDS encoding 3-keto-disaccharide hydrolase, whose protein sequence is MKKMVSQFGSFFGNIALLLMLSVGTTIAQVESENMKGPQINLENPESRTLEHNGKKIIIPSSIKDQTVTSDRSFRIGYNLLSEPKDFIGRWNLTLDMNGKEIPSWLEVKQSGLGVLVGYFVGDHGSARPISVINFENDKISFSIPPQWESGNKDLVFEGVLSGDKLTGTIQYPNGGLFKYVGERAPSLARDQNPTWGKPINIFNGKNLDGWHADKSENQWVVKDGILSSPKTGANLITNEKFDDFKLLVEFRYPKGSNSGLYLRGRYELQIQDDIGQEPSNILYGGIYGFLTPNEMAAKPAGEWQTYEITLIGRRLTVVANGKKIINDQIIPGITGGALDSKEGLPGPIVLQGDHGPVDFRKILITPGR
- a CDS encoding VF530 family protein, which gives rise to MENNHNLDPKAQPNNPLHGVRLIDMIEYLVNKYGWESLGERITIRCFTHDPSINSSLKFLRKTEWARKKVEDLYVKTVERERRR
- a CDS encoding PVC-type heme-binding CxxCH protein; translated protein: MKFTIKPNLILLITVFLFQSCQNSPTEEIETGDETDIYAEHVRTSKFQTPEEERLSFMLPPGFEVTLFASEPDITKPINMAFDEKGRLWVTQSSEYPIAAGDGGGKDRITILEDTDGDGKADKIQDFANDLNIPIGIVPIKGGAIGYSIPYVYKFLDTNGDDIADQREILLGEFEHKDTHGMVNNLFRGFDGWIHASHGFSNISTVAGKDRDSIRMVSGNTFRFKADGSRVEKTTDGRINPFGSDHDEMGYHYSADCHTLPIFQLIWGGNYSQWGKKEPNMGFAPTMMDYGLKSTALSGLVYYTDDQFPEEFRNSFYSGDVVTCRISRNTMEFNGSTPTAIKQEDFLVSKDPWFRPVDIKIGPDGAMYVADFYNRIIGHYEVPLDHPGRDRVSGRIWKITYKGNQRPITDWSKAKREELIAGMGNPILQIRMTATDELVDRLGESAVPQLLDLVKDPKTSPVQYIQGIWALFRLEALPEDILESAIKHEDRRVRVHAYKLMANYLHLSEKQLSWGIRDLSDSDPHVQRAAAEMLSRHPDPKSYKALVTLHTKVPSYDSHLAYTALMALSNHLQKKEILQMAINESWNEEEARLIALVASDLNLSEAGNFLLAHVESYNQPKEKSILFTESIARSVDVANLGRLLEWIKKTVNSQPEEAYQWAMATDQGLTQRGMKEPSSFASWYQSLASQILFDIPKSLSWTDLDKQRLVYANGVASRYKMVALSPSILKLIKTKEAGEDVRSSAALAIMQLNPVEGSEIIAERIFDGDEEISTKRKFVAALGTRDDNSTRNLLGESMKNSPPELQESIASVLVKSPQGKTQLMTLIKNGHAPARLLKARSVEEPLLANISQEQLKVYEELTANLIPISEEREKLIASRLEEFDPGNSQVDGGHIYESHCSLCHQINKKGGLIGPQLDGVGNWGKTALATKILDPNRNISENFRTYNISLKNGQTVSGLFRREEGQTVVLANQVGEEFTVSRLEIKEMLPSKYTLMPDNFHTSLSKEEFDGLLVYLLNIK
- a CDS encoding FG-GAP repeat domain-containing protein, whose protein sequence is MKIQNTNQKNLTKSKNRIVLFLFLLTSVLSCNDQQSQQQSPQAVKGDQITFKKHVLTKDFVAEGVAVGDVNQDGLIDVMAGAFWFEAPNWTLHELTKPMKFEYDKGYSNAFVSQGMDVNHDGWVDFVRIGFPGKEVMWFENPKNEGGFWKSHAIYPTLGNESAGFYDLDGDGKLEIIGGNSSTGEIIWMKAPESAENPEWKVYTISRKDSPGSAPFSHGLGVSDMNGNGRNDIIIKEGWWEAPEDPRSPAWKFHPANLGEASAQMYAYDFNGDGLKDVLSSSAHELGVWWHQQIKDQSGEVSWKTHHIDSTYTQTHGVAFVDINSNGLPDFITGKRFFAHMGTDPGEFDPPYLYWYEFIPGPSPNWIRHQIDDDSGVGVHLIAEDITKDDLVDIIIANKKGVFVFEQERKQ